From a single Nicotiana tomentosiformis chromosome 2, ASM39032v3, whole genome shotgun sequence genomic region:
- the LOC138905937 gene encoding uncharacterized protein encodes MAEELKKLSSQVQGVEGGKGVEGLNNEDLCVQPDVERPEGYKPPKFEMFNGTGDPKEHLRTYCAKLVEVGKDERIRIKMFIGSLTGDALSWYISQNSIKWISWVSIASDFMDRFRFNIENTPDVFYIKNFKKKPIETFREYATRWRSEAAKVRLALEKEQMNKFFVQAQDPQYYERLMVIENHKFPDIIKLGEIIEEGIKSGMPAYYHSPPVCQNYLKPKPNFDRRPPRQYTPTAEPIDQLYERLKAASYVTPIPAVSMENSSQWVNPNKTYAYHSGMKGHTIDECRTLKDKIQMLIATKVIQAMETAPNICNNPLPDHKGEG; translated from the exons atgGCGGAGGAACTTAAGAAGCTTTCAAGTCAAGTCCAAGGTGTCGAAGGTGGTAAAGGCGTTGAAGGTTTGAACAATGAGGATTTATGTGTTCAACCGGACGTAGAAcggccagagggttacaaacctcctaagttcgaaatgttcaaTGGGACAGGTGATCCAAAGGAACATCTAAGGACGTATTGTGCCAAGCTCGTAGAGGTTGGTaaagatgaaagaatccgcataaAGATGTTCATCGGGAGCCTCACTGGAGATGCCCTATcctggtacatcagtcaaaatTCAATAAAGTGGATTAGTTGGGTAAGCATAGCGTCAGATTTTATGGATCGGTTCAGATTCAACATAGAGAATACACCAGACGTCTTCTATATCAAGAATTTTAAGAAGAAGCCGATAGAAACttttcgcgagtatgctactcggtggagatcagaggctgcaaaagtaaggctAGCATTGGaaaaagaacaaatgaacaaattctttgtccAGGCCCAAGATCCGCAATATTATGagaggttgatggttattgaaaatcataaattccccgacatcatcaaattgggagaaataATAGAAGAGGGAATAAAAAGCGGGATG CCAGCATATTACCACTCACCGCCAGTCTGCCAAAATTACCTAAAACCAAAGCCAAATTTTGACCGTAGGCCGCCCCGACAATACACTCCTACTGCAGAACCTATTGACCAGTTGTATGAGAGATTGAAAGCTGccagttatgtcactcccattcccgctgtctccatggaaaattcctctcaatgggtcaatccgaATAAGACATATGCCTACCATTCGGGCATGAAGGGTCACACTATTGATGAATGCCGTACTCTGAAGGATAAGATCCAGATGCTGATTGCTACCAAAGTTATACAGGCAATGGAGACTGCACCTAATATATGCAACAATCCCCTCCCGGATCACAAGGGTGAGGGgtaa